The genomic window AGCAAGTCTCAGAGCATAACGAGCGCCTTGAGTTTTTAGGAGATGCAGTCTTAGGCCTTATTGTTTCAGAGCATTTATTTCGAAATTTCCCAAATATTCCAGAAGGCAAGCTTTCAGCTTTAAGGTCAAGGCTTGTCGAGGCTTCCTCCTGTATGGAATATGTAAAAAAATTAGCGATGAATCCGTATTTGCTTCTTGGAAAAGGAGAGAGAACAAACGATGGCAAGGGTCGTGAATCGATTTTAGCAGACCTTTTTGAAGCCATTATTGGCGCAATTTTTTTAGATGGAGGCCTTGATGCGGTAAGAATCTTTTTTTTCGGACATTTTCTGGATGATATCGAAGGGAGGCTTAATAACCCTGAATCCAATTGGAAAGCAATCCTTCAAGACTACTGCCAAAAAAAATATCAGAAAACCCCCGTGTATGAAGTTCTTGAAGAAACAGGGCCTGACCATCACAAGGCTTTTCGTATTGCCGTCCTAACCAATGACTCAATTGCAGGCATTGGCGAGGGAATGTCCAAAAAAGAGGCGCAGCAAAAAGCGGCCTTTGATGCTCTTCAAAAAATAGATCCCGACACCTACAGTTAAGGATCCAAAAGATTAAAAAGTCTTTTCTTAAGGGATAACCTTGGCTATTTCATCGGCGTAATAGCTAATGATAAGGTCTGCGCCTGCCCTTTTCATAGAAATAAGCGTTTCTCTAAAAGCTTCCCTCTCATCTGCAAGCATCCCTTGAGAGAAAGCCGCCTTTATCATGGCATACTCACCTGATGTGTTGTAAGCAACCAAAGGGAGCAGTGTTTCTTCTTTTATGGTTTTAATGATGTCAAGATAGGAAAGTGCAGGTTTTACAATTAGGAAATCAGCTCCTTCTTCAACATCTAAAAGCGCTTCTCTAAGGGCTTCATTTTTTTGGGTAGGGGGTAATTGGTGGGCTTTTCTATCTCCTTTAAAATTGTGGATAGAGCCTCCGGCTTCTCTAAAAGGCCCATAGAACTGGGAGGCATATTTCACAGCATAAGACATCACAGAAACCATTTCAAAATGATGGGTATCAAGTACGCTTCTTATCGCTTGAATCATCCCATCCATCATGCCTGAAGGAGCTATAATGTCAGCTCCGCTTTCAGCATAGGAAAGAGCTGTTTTTTCTAAAATTTTTAAAGTCTTGTCATTATCAATACGATGATTATTAAGAAGCCCGCAATGGCCGTGCGAGGTGTATTCGCAAAGACAGCAATCGGCTATGACAACTATTTGAGGAAAGGATTCTTTTATTAGCCGAATAGCGCTTTGTATAATGCCCTTCGGTTCGAAACTTGAGCTTCCCATTTCATCCTTATGATTTGGGATCCCAAATAAAATAACAGACCCGATTCCGATTTGGCATATCCTTTCAACCTCTTTATGAAGTGTTTTCAAGCTATGCTGATAAAACCCGGGCATCAAGTTAATCGCTTTTTTTTCACTTAGGCCTTCATGAATAAAAATCGGAAATATTAAATTCGATTTGGTGAGACTGGTCTCGGCTAAAATATTTCTAAAATGAGGGGTTTGTCTATATCTTTGCATTCTAATTGTTGGAAAAGTCATAAAATCGTCTCATTTAGTGTTTTTTTGATTAGATAGTTTTCAATGCAATGGATTAAAGCAGTTTCAGTGGCTTCAAGCGAAACAAATATGTTTTCCTTTAAATATTCTTGCACTTTAGAAGCTGTTAGATTCCCTATGCAAAAAGCAATAATGCGCTCTTGATGATAACTTTCGTCATTAAAGAAATGATGGGCCGTTGAGGGGCTTGTAAAAACGACCAAATCACCATCCTTAATAGAAATTTTTTCTGTTTTGGGTTTGACCGATCTATAAATTTTTAATAGTTCCACGTAAGCCCCTTTTTGAGTTAATTCTTTAAAAAGAAGCTCTCTTGGTGCTTCTGCGCAAGGGATTAAAATGCGGGAATTGGAAAGATCTTGATCAAATAGCTCCAAAATGCCCTCAGAGCAAAATTTTGAAGGAATTTTATCTATGGGCAGCCCATGGGATTTTAGAACTTCTTCCGTCTTGGAACCGACAGCAATGATTTGCAAGCGGGAAAGCGCATCTGTATTAAGACCTCTTTCCTTTAGGGCCTCAATAAAAATCGGGATGGCATTTGAACTTGTAAAAATAATCTTATTAAATTCATTAAGATAAGGTTGAGTGATTTTTTTTGCGTTTTCTTTTTGGGGGATAATCTCAATGAGAGGCCGGATAATGACTTCTCCCCCTAATTTTTCAAGTTTGCCGGCTATGCTTTGGCATTGA from Criblamydia sequanensis CRIB-18 includes these protein-coding regions:
- the rnc gene encoding ribonuclease III, which codes for MTPHEILKTKIPDIERKLEYHFKDPDLLFLAFVHRSYVNEFKQVSEHNERLEFLGDAVLGLIVSEHLFRNFPNIPEGKLSALRSRLVEASSCMEYVKKLAMNPYLLLGKGERTNDGKGRESILADLFEAIIGAIFLDGGLDAVRIFFFGHFLDDIEGRLNNPESNWKAILQDYCQKKYQKTPVYEVLEETGPDHHKAFRIAVLTNDSIAGIGEGMSKKEAQQKAAFDALQKIDPDTYS
- the hemB gene encoding porphobilinogen synthase; this translates as MTFPTIRMQRYRQTPHFRNILAETSLTKSNLIFPIFIHEGLSEKKAINLMPGFYQHSLKTLHKEVERICQIGIGSVILFGIPNHKDEMGSSSFEPKGIIQSAIRLIKESFPQIVVIADCCLCEYTSHGHCGLLNNHRIDNDKTLKILEKTALSYAESGADIIAPSGMMDGMIQAIRSVLDTHHFEMVSVMSYAVKYASQFYGPFREAGGSIHNFKGDRKAHQLPPTQKNEALREALLDVEEGADFLIVKPALSYLDIIKTIKEETLLPLVAYNTSGEYAMIKAAFSQGMLADEREAFRETLISMKRAGADLIISYYADEIAKVIP
- a CDS encoding uroporphyrinogen-III synthase, which gives rise to MKKKDSLVAEIETPLRKPFRILLLRARHQCQSIAGKLEKLGGEVIIRPLIEIIPQKENAKKITQPYLNEFNKIIFTSSNAIPIFIEALKERGLNTDALSRLQIIAVGSKTEEVLKSHGLPIDKIPSKFCSEGILELFDQDLSNSRILIPCAEAPRELLFKELTQKGAYVELLKIYRSVKPKTEKISIKDGDLVVFTSPSTAHHFFNDESYHQERIIAFCIGNLTASKVQEYLKENIFVSLEATETALIHCIENYLIKKTLNETIL